The Polycladomyces subterraneus genome includes a window with the following:
- the gcvH gene encoding glycine cleavage system protein GcvH: protein MNLPKELRYSEEHEWVKEEGDNKVRVGITDFAQSELGDIVFVELPEVGTEVTAGEPFGSVESVKTVSELYAPVSGKVVEVNGDLEDAPEKVNESPYGDGWMIVVEMSDPSDLDKLLSAEKYEELVNED from the coding sequence ATGAATCTGCCGAAAGAATTGCGGTACAGCGAAGAACACGAGTGGGTAAAAGAAGAAGGCGACAACAAGGTGCGCGTGGGGATCACTGATTTCGCCCAATCGGAATTGGGTGATATCGTATTTGTGGAACTGCCCGAAGTAGGTACCGAAGTGACGGCTGGTGAGCCATTCGGCAGTGTGGAATCCGTCAAAACGGTGTCGGAGTTGTATGCACCGGTCAGCGGTAAAGTCGTGGAAGTGAACGGTGACTTGGAAGATGCGCCGGAAAAAGTAAACGAATCCCCATACGGAGATGGATGGATGATTGTAGTGGAAATGTCTGATCCATCCGATCTTGACAAACTGTTGAGTGCGGAAAAATATGAGGAATTGGTGAATGAAGATTAA
- a CDS encoding peroxiredoxin, whose protein sequence is MATRLVGLPAPDFEMESTKNLETLDEKVKLSDYKGKWLVLFFYPLDFTFVCPTEITAMSDRYEEFQDLGAEVLGVSTDSKYSHRAWIKTPREENGLGDIKFPLASDFTKKVARDYGVLIEEEGVALRGLFIIDPEGIVRYQVVHDLNIGRSVDETLRVLQALQTGGLCPSDWKPGQKTLEA, encoded by the coding sequence ATGGCAACTCGTCTTGTGGGACTGCCGGCTCCGGATTTTGAAATGGAAAGCACCAAAAACCTGGAGACGCTGGACGAAAAAGTGAAGCTCTCCGATTATAAAGGCAAATGGCTGGTGCTGTTCTTCTATCCGCTGGACTTCACCTTCGTTTGCCCGACGGAAATCACTGCGATGAGCGACCGTTACGAAGAATTCCAAGACCTTGGGGCTGAAGTGCTGGGTGTCAGCACGGACAGCAAATACTCTCACCGTGCTTGGATCAAAACGCCGCGTGAAGAAAACGGTCTGGGCGACATCAAGTTCCCGCTGGCCTCGGACTTCACCAAAAAAGTGGCTCGCGACTACGGCGTCTTGATCGAAGAAGAAGGTGTGGCCCTGCGCGGTCTGTTCATCATCGATCCGGAAGGCATCGTGCGTTATCAAGTGGTGCACGACTTGAACATCGGCCGCAGTGTGGATGAAACGCTGCGGGTGCTGCAAGCCCTGCAAACTGGCGGGTTGTGCCCCTCCGACTGGAAACCGGGCCAAAAAACCCTGGAAGCTTAA
- a CDS encoding DeoR/GlpR family DNA-binding transcription regulator, with protein sequence MFTEERQMQILSYLHKHKRASVSELCKRFGVSPATIRRDLKELEDAGLLKRTHGGAISLERVGFEPSFQEKEDQYREEKRRIAIRAASMIREGETVLLDAGTTTWALARELTQFHQLTVVTNSVFVIRELSGLSSIELLCVGGIVRGTTQSMVGPVAEQTLETIRVDKAFIGTNGVDPDAGLTTPHLLEAQVKKAMIRSAKQVVLLSDSDKAGKVTFAQFAPVEAVDVWITDTGVPEVLVERIREKGVRVITV encoded by the coding sequence ATGTTTACAGAAGAACGACAAATGCAAATCCTTTCCTATTTGCATAAGCACAAGCGCGCATCCGTTTCCGAACTATGTAAGCGCTTCGGCGTTTCCCCGGCAACAATCCGGCGCGATCTGAAGGAGCTGGAAGACGCTGGTCTGCTCAAACGCACCCACGGCGGTGCCATTTCACTGGAACGCGTGGGATTTGAACCCTCCTTTCAGGAAAAGGAGGATCAATACCGCGAGGAAAAACGGCGCATCGCCATTAGAGCCGCGAGCATGATTCGCGAAGGAGAAACGGTGCTGTTGGATGCCGGAACGACCACTTGGGCGCTTGCAAGGGAGTTGACCCAATTTCATCAATTGACGGTTGTGACGAATTCAGTGTTCGTGATACGCGAGCTGTCCGGCCTCTCCTCTATCGAACTTCTCTGCGTGGGCGGGATAGTTCGTGGCACGACCCAGTCCATGGTCGGCCCCGTCGCGGAGCAGACGTTGGAAACGATCCGGGTGGACAAAGCGTTCATCGGTACCAACGGGGTGGACCCGGATGCAGGATTGACCACACCTCATCTGTTGGAAGCCCAGGTGAAAAAAGCGATGATCCGTTCGGCAAAGCAGGTGGTATTACTGAGTGATTCCGATAAGGCGGGGAAAGTGACGTTCGCCCAATTTGCCCCTGTAGAAGCGGTGGATGTGTGGATCACGGACACGGGAGTGCCGGAGGTGTTGGTTGAACGGATACGGGAAAAAGGCGTGCGTGTGATCACGGTGTGA
- a CDS encoding bifunctional metallophosphatase/5'-nucleotidase, whose product MEKRGFRVQRWTKSLLACAVLTCAPLLTAADLSPAAHPQPFMNVQLLGINDFHGQLDVTRNVNGKPVGRGDVLAAYLREREAQNPNTLLVHAGDMAGASAPVSALMQDEPTIEMLNKLKFDVGTVGNHEFDEGVNEMMRLIYGGYHEKTGYFEGADFPYICANVVDEKTKRPILPPSLIKRVNGIPIGFIGVVTKTTPTIVTPSGVKGVLFTDEAEAINREAAKLKKRGVHAIVVLAHEGGVQDAKTGQITGPIADIANKVDDDVDVIFAGHSHSYLNGTVDGKLIVQAYSYGTAFSDVDIVIDKRTKDIVAKKGEIITTNQANVQPDPEIRDLIQYYEEKVAPIVNQKIGTAAQTLSNEENTAGESALGNLIADAQRWKMGTDFALMNPGGIRADIDAGDVTWGELYNVQPFSNDLVKMTMTGDQLKRVLEQQWQGDRAKILQISGFTYTWDPSRPVGDRITNLKKADGTPITPDGRYTVTANSFLAGGGDGFTVFQEPTDKVVGPVDLDALIEYIKQLPQPFSAQIEGRIQLAGQ is encoded by the coding sequence ATGGAAAAACGAGGCTTCCGTGTGCAGCGATGGACCAAGTCACTCTTGGCCTGTGCCGTACTCACATGTGCACCGCTGCTGACGGCAGCGGATCTGTCACCGGCGGCACATCCCCAGCCGTTTATGAACGTGCAATTGTTGGGGATCAATGATTTTCACGGCCAACTCGACGTGACGCGCAACGTGAACGGCAAACCTGTGGGACGCGGGGACGTGTTGGCCGCTTATTTGCGCGAACGGGAGGCGCAAAACCCGAATACCCTGCTGGTTCATGCGGGCGACATGGCCGGAGCGAGTGCGCCCGTCTCAGCTTTGATGCAGGACGAGCCAACGATCGAAATGTTGAACAAGCTGAAATTTGATGTCGGAACAGTAGGCAATCACGAGTTCGATGAAGGCGTCAACGAGATGATGCGGTTAATTTACGGGGGATACCACGAGAAGACGGGTTACTTTGAGGGAGCCGATTTCCCTTATATCTGTGCCAATGTTGTCGATGAAAAAACCAAGCGACCCATTCTCCCTCCCTCGCTCATCAAACGGGTGAACGGCATACCGATCGGGTTTATCGGCGTAGTGACAAAGACGACCCCGACCATTGTGACGCCCTCCGGTGTGAAAGGCGTTTTGTTCACCGATGAAGCGGAAGCGATCAACCGGGAGGCTGCCAAGCTGAAAAAGAGGGGTGTTCATGCCATCGTGGTGTTGGCGCATGAAGGCGGAGTACAAGACGCCAAAACCGGTCAAATTACCGGCCCCATCGCCGATATCGCCAACAAAGTGGATGACGATGTGGATGTGATTTTCGCTGGGCACAGCCACAGCTATCTCAACGGCACGGTTGATGGCAAGCTGATCGTGCAGGCCTATAGCTACGGAACGGCGTTTTCCGATGTGGATATCGTGATCGACAAGCGGACCAAGGACATCGTAGCGAAAAAAGGGGAAATCATCACCACCAATCAGGCCAATGTACAACCCGATCCGGAAATCCGGGATTTGATCCAGTACTATGAAGAAAAAGTGGCGCCCATCGTCAACCAGAAAATTGGAACAGCCGCACAGACGTTGAGCAATGAAGAGAACACCGCCGGCGAGTCCGCCTTGGGCAACCTCATCGCCGATGCACAACGCTGGAAAATGGGGACTGATTTCGCGCTGATGAATCCAGGCGGCATCCGAGCCGATATCGACGCGGGCGATGTCACCTGGGGTGAGTTGTACAACGTACAGCCGTTCAGCAACGACTTGGTCAAAATGACCATGACCGGCGATCAGCTGAAACGAGTGTTGGAGCAGCAATGGCAGGGAGACCGCGCCAAGATCCTGCAAATCTCCGGCTTTACCTACACATGGGATCCCTCCCGCCCCGTCGGCGACCGAATCACGAACCTGAAAAAGGCGGACGGCACGCCGATCACACCTGACGGCCGTTACACCGTTACCGCCAACAGCTTTTTGGCCGGCGGCGGAGACGGATTCACCGTCTTCCAGGAACCGACCGACAAAGTAGTCGGACCAGTCGATCTGGACGCATTGATCGAGTATATCAAACAATTGCCGCAACCCTTCTCCGCCCAAATCGAGGGGCGCATTCAGCTCGCGGGGCAGTGA
- the pfkB gene encoding 1-phosphofructokinase, with amino-acid sequence MYEVLTVTCNPAIDQTVEVDVLRPGEVNRGQKVRMDPGGKGINVARVLKGWQTDVMATGWIGTANGDFVVNALDRMGILHQFVPVDAVTRINCKIAETKPQRMTDLNAPGFQVDAKDVGAFIQLFDRLLDRAKVVVLSGSLPTGAPNELYRDCIKMAKRKNVKAFLDAEGVPFKLGVDAVPFAVKPNRRELEGYVGALLDTEEKVLEAGRRLLDIGIRWVEVSDGANGAWLMTETKTIRTIPPRIEAKSPVGSGDSMMAALVWGWLQGKSEEEVARLATAAGTVTAAHAGTELCSWEETVAMSRQIHLERVSCSG; translated from the coding sequence ATGTACGAAGTGCTAACCGTAACCTGCAACCCGGCGATTGATCAGACAGTCGAAGTGGATGTGTTGCGGCCCGGTGAGGTGAACAGAGGGCAAAAGGTCAGGATGGATCCGGGAGGTAAAGGAATCAATGTGGCGCGTGTGCTCAAGGGATGGCAAACAGATGTGATGGCGACTGGGTGGATTGGGACAGCCAATGGCGATTTTGTTGTCAATGCCCTGGATCGTATGGGGATTTTGCATCAGTTTGTCCCGGTAGATGCCGTCACTCGTATCAATTGCAAAATTGCCGAGACGAAGCCACAACGGATGACGGATCTGAACGCGCCGGGTTTCCAAGTTGATGCCAAAGATGTAGGCGCTTTCATCCAGTTGTTTGATCGTCTGCTGGATCGAGCAAAGGTGGTGGTGTTGTCAGGAAGTTTGCCGACCGGTGCTCCGAACGAGTTGTATCGCGATTGCATCAAAATGGCAAAGCGCAAAAATGTAAAGGCTTTCCTGGATGCGGAGGGTGTGCCGTTCAAACTGGGGGTGGACGCGGTACCCTTTGCGGTGAAACCCAATCGTCGCGAGTTGGAAGGGTATGTCGGGGCCCTGTTGGACACAGAGGAGAAAGTGTTGGAAGCGGGTCGTCGTTTGCTGGACATCGGGATTCGTTGGGTAGAGGTGTCTGATGGTGCCAATGGGGCATGGCTGATGACGGAAACGAAAACGATTCGTACCATTCCTCCGCGTATTGAAGCCAAAAGCCCTGTAGGATCGGGTGATTCGATGATGGCGGCTCTGGTCTGGGGATGGCTGCAAGGAAAAAGTGAAGAAGAAGTGGCGCGGTTAGCGACGGCGGCCGGCACGGTTACCGCCGCTCACGCCGGAACCGAGTTGTGCAGTTGGGAGGAAACCGTCGCTATGAGTCGACAGATTCATCTGGAGCGGGTATCGTGCAGCGGATGA
- a CDS encoding ketopantoate reductase family protein yields MRFLFVGAGAVGGYFGGRLLEKGADVTFLVRERRKCQLQERGLSIRSIHGDFNTKPKVITAGEKAEPFDCIVLSVKAYHLDTVLDSITPYVDERTTILPLLNGIAHVEVLFERFGRERVLGGLCFIESTLNDHGEVEQYSSRHDMVFGEWDGRMSERVKTLIHEMEGANMQARASDHIVQEMWNKYVFIATFSGMTALMRTTLGGVMASPFGKELFRRLLNEVVTVARSIEPSLPEEMEEKIWRVMEAQGPEMKSSLSRDIEKGLPTETDHLHGYLIRNAPADLDLPLLKTVYSHVKAYEADRGKNAYTVSGTRAV; encoded by the coding sequence ATGCGTTTTTTGTTTGTCGGTGCGGGTGCCGTCGGCGGATATTTCGGCGGACGACTGTTGGAGAAAGGTGCCGATGTCACCTTTTTGGTACGGGAAAGAAGAAAGTGTCAATTACAAGAACGTGGATTATCCATTCGAAGTATACATGGGGATTTTAATACCAAGCCAAAAGTGATCACCGCAGGCGAGAAGGCGGAGCCATTTGATTGTATCGTGCTTTCGGTCAAAGCGTATCATTTGGACACGGTGTTGGATTCGATCACGCCGTATGTAGACGAACGGACGACCATCCTGCCTTTGCTCAACGGAATCGCCCATGTCGAGGTATTGTTTGAGCGTTTCGGACGAGAACGGGTATTGGGCGGGCTTTGTTTCATCGAATCCACATTGAACGATCACGGGGAAGTGGAGCAATACAGTTCGCGTCACGATATGGTGTTCGGGGAATGGGACGGGCGCATGTCGGAGCGCGTGAAAACGTTGATTCATGAAATGGAAGGCGCCAATATGCAGGCACGGGCAAGCGATCATATCGTACAGGAGATGTGGAACAAATATGTGTTTATCGCCACCTTCAGCGGGATGACAGCACTTATGCGTACCACGCTGGGGGGAGTGATGGCGTCGCCGTTCGGAAAAGAGTTGTTCCGCCGGCTGTTGAATGAAGTGGTCACAGTGGCCCGGTCGATCGAACCGTCATTGCCAGAGGAGATGGAGGAGAAAATCTGGCGGGTGATGGAGGCTCAGGGACCGGAGATGAAGTCCTCGTTGTCAAGGGATATCGAAAAGGGGTTGCCCACCGAGACGGACCATCTGCACGGTTACCTGATTCGGAACGCACCTGCCGATTTGGATCTGCCGTTGTTGAAAACTGTGTACAGTCACGTCAAAGCATACGAAGCCGACCGGGGAAAAAACGCTTACACGGTGAGTGGAACAAGAGCTGTATGA
- a CDS encoding DUF2553 family protein, translating into MSSNAKYRINITRKVTGRMGDGEMVLYYNKKPIGRIDLRNMGMEVVDGFEVEENSIYAVGNQFPDEHYTQSCDMGWC; encoded by the coding sequence ATGTCTTCAAATGCCAAATACCGCATCAACATCACACGGAAAGTGACCGGGCGGATGGGTGACGGCGAAATGGTGTTGTATTACAACAAGAAGCCGATCGGAAGGATCGACTTGCGCAACATGGGTATGGAAGTAGTAGATGGGTTTGAGGTGGAGGAGAACTCCATCTATGCCGTGGGCAATCAGTTCCCTGATGAACATTATACGCAGAGTTGTGATATGGGATGGTGCTGA
- a CDS encoding GNAT family N-acetyltransferase — MLLRPLSDIPLTDVVNLWNEAFQDYAIPMQQSVDRLFARMAREGLSPSLSVIATIDDRPVGLVLNGIRTIRGMRIAWNGGTGVIPSFRRSGVGKAMIRYCLDLYRKEGAHITTLEALADNQKAIDLYRQCGYEVINRIGVFLQQSPANPDRETLRTNWHIQRVPTIDVSSLPFYQIQAPWQTHWENLPAGESLIACDENGNPVGYALFQRVYTEDGQCREIVMVQCETNPDHPLRDEITVALAHHVFQPDLPNIKRKAIHVPLSRSTLCDWLKKNGFRSIVEQVQMKKELR, encoded by the coding sequence ATGTTGCTCCGTCCACTCAGCGATATTCCCCTTACGGATGTAGTGAATCTCTGGAATGAAGCGTTTCAGGATTATGCCATTCCCATGCAACAGAGCGTAGATCGTTTGTTTGCGCGTATGGCACGGGAAGGGCTTTCCCCGTCCTTGTCTGTTATCGCAACCATTGATGACCGGCCGGTCGGTCTGGTGCTGAACGGGATCCGTACCATCCGTGGTATGCGCATCGCCTGGAACGGAGGGACAGGGGTCATCCCCTCCTTCCGCAGATCCGGTGTAGGAAAGGCCATGATTCGGTATTGCCTGGATCTCTATCGCAAGGAAGGCGCACATATCACCACATTGGAAGCCCTCGCCGACAACCAGAAAGCGATTGATCTGTATCGCCAATGCGGTTATGAAGTGATCAACCGGATCGGCGTTTTCCTCCAACAATCCCCCGCAAACCCCGACCGGGAAACACTCCGGACCAACTGGCACATACAGCGGGTTCCAACCATTGATGTCTCGTCACTTCCCTTTTACCAAATACAAGCACCGTGGCAAACCCATTGGGAGAACCTGCCGGCTGGCGAATCGCTGATCGCATGTGACGAGAACGGAAACCCCGTCGGATACGCATTGTTTCAGCGCGTATACACAGAGGACGGGCAATGCCGGGAAATCGTGATGGTTCAATGTGAAACCAATCCAGATCATCCGCTTCGGGACGAGATAACGGTCGCGTTGGCTCACCATGTATTCCAACCCGATTTGCCCAACATCAAACGAAAAGCGATCCATGTGCCACTGTCCCGGTCTACGCTGTGCGATTGGCTGAAGAAAAACGGATTCCGATCCATTGTGGAACAGGTACAGATGAAAAAGGAGCTCCGGTAG
- a CDS encoding COG4705 family protein, which produces MENYSYFSDEAAGASPGGRQMLNKVPEVTIFFWIIKILSTTVGETAADFLNFKLNLGLTNTTFVMCGLLLITLFLQFRSRKYVPGIYWLAVVLISVVGTLVSDNLVDNFGVTLETTTITFTLVLLVTFVAWYASEKTLSIHSIYTTKREAFYWSAILFTFALGTSAGDLTAESLNLGYWKSALMFAALIGVVTIAYYRFKLNAVLAFWIVYILTRPLGASLGDYLSQPRDEGGLGLGTVGTSAIFLVTILSLVIYLTKTRRDEIPLPRSAEESSVTHGEQVSP; this is translated from the coding sequence ATGGAAAATTATTCATACTTTTCTGATGAAGCCGCGGGAGCATCACCAGGAGGTCGGCAGATGTTGAACAAGGTTCCAGAAGTTACGATCTTCTTCTGGATCATCAAGATCTTGTCAACCACGGTGGGCGAGACGGCTGCAGACTTCCTTAACTTTAAGCTGAACTTGGGCTTGACCAACACGACCTTTGTCATGTGTGGCCTATTGCTCATCACGCTGTTCCTCCAGTTCAGGTCGAGGAAGTACGTGCCAGGGATCTACTGGCTGGCGGTCGTGCTGATTAGCGTTGTCGGTACGCTGGTCAGCGACAACCTCGTGGACAACTTCGGGGTCACTCTGGAGACGACTACCATCACCTTCACCCTCGTGCTGCTGGTGACCTTTGTGGCTTGGTACGCGAGTGAGAAGACACTGTCCATCCATTCTATTTACACAACCAAGCGGGAAGCGTTCTACTGGTCGGCGATCCTGTTCACCTTCGCCTTGGGAACTTCAGCCGGTGACCTCACAGCAGAGAGTCTCAACTTGGGTTACTGGAAGTCGGCGCTCATGTTCGCCGCACTGATTGGGGTGGTGACCATCGCCTACTATCGCTTCAAGCTGAATGCAGTGCTTGCCTTCTGGATTGTCTACATCTTGACTCGCCCTCTTGGCGCTTCTCTAGGCGACTACCTGTCACAGCCACGCGATGAGGGCGGCCTTGGTCTGGGTACAGTGGGAACCAGCGCGATCTTCCTCGTAACGATCTTGAGCTTAGTAATCTACCTGACCAAGACGAGAAGAGACGAGATCCCGCTTCCGAGATCAGCTGAGGAGTCGTCTGTCACACATGGAGAGCAAGTTTCGCCATGA
- a CDS encoding helix-turn-helix domain-containing protein: protein MEDEKLLKPKEAAEILNVSPVTIRYWLRTGKLPGVKVSNMWRVRKSDLKKMIFDVNQPWQEHKK, encoded by the coding sequence ATGGAAGACGAAAAATTGCTAAAACCGAAAGAAGCAGCGGAAATTCTGAACGTTTCTCCCGTAACGATCCGCTACTGGCTCAGAACGGGAAAACTTCCCGGAGTCAAAGTTTCCAATATGTGGCGCGTGCGCAAAAGCGATTTGAAGAAAATGATTTTTGATGTGAATCAACCTTGGCAAGAACACAAGAAATAG
- a CDS encoding mechanosensitive ion channel family protein, protein MESGLKDINPWRRIAIVTVILVVLSIIFDLAHDISVTNFVPVQYRPFVKWGIVILWFIIGVWLLKHLNYILMNTPLSRHVDPRTSRLISRFVTAIGYIFIVIVGLSLLHINLSNILVGGAVTGVIVGIAAQSTLSNLFAGIVLLTVRPFSVGQFITLRTYLFGGIEYRGTVIDVNWYYTVLIDKDQKRILPNSSVIVSAITLNPQERKQVYIVPIPYSVSQKEVKEALSADTDGRAMINIREFMTDAYNLEIHLPSDMDPDLIRKTLAKYRQKHSL, encoded by the coding sequence TTGGAATCTGGATTAAAAGATATTAATCCATGGCGTAGAATTGCCATCGTAACAGTTATCCTTGTTGTGTTATCAATTATCTTTGACCTGGCCCACGATATCTCTGTAACGAATTTTGTTCCTGTACAGTATCGTCCATTTGTAAAATGGGGGATCGTTATTTTATGGTTTATCATTGGGGTATGGTTATTGAAACATCTGAATTATATTCTGATGAACACCCCTTTGAGTAGACATGTTGATCCTCGTACTTCAAGGCTGATAAGTCGCTTCGTGACCGCAATCGGTTATATATTTATTGTCATTGTGGGTTTGAGCCTGCTCCACATCAACCTCAGCAACATCTTAGTGGGAGGTGCTGTGACGGGTGTCATTGTAGGGATTGCAGCTCAGTCTACGTTATCAAATCTTTTTGCGGGAATTGTTCTGTTAACCGTTCGTCCATTTTCCGTGGGTCAGTTTATTACTTTGCGAACCTACCTATTTGGTGGTATTGAATACCGAGGGACTGTGATTGACGTAAATTGGTATTATACCGTGTTAATCGACAAGGATCAGAAACGAATCCTACCCAATTCTTCTGTAATTGTTTCAGCAATTACCCTTAACCCACAGGAAAGAAAACAAGTCTATATTGTTCCCATTCCCTATTCCGTCTCACAAAAAGAAGTAAAAGAAGCTTTATCTGCCGATACGGATGGCCGAGCCATGATAAACATACGGGAGTTCATGACAGATGCCTACAACCTCGAAATCCATCTCCCGAGTGACATGGATCCGGACCTTATTCGAAAAACCTTGGCCAAATATAGACAGAAGCATAGTCTTTAA
- a CDS encoding redoxin domain-containing protein — protein MRLRTPMPELKGVTEWVNGEVSKEDLQGKSVLVHFWSISCGMCKASLPQVNEIREKYKDKGLQVIGVHMPRSEKDTEIGPVKETIEKYELKHPQAIDNQHNVVDAFENEFVPAFYLFDQEGVLRHRSAGEKALNLLQNPLNRILGEE, from the coding sequence ATGCGTCTAAGGACGCCTATGCCCGAACTCAAAGGGGTCACTGAGTGGGTGAACGGCGAAGTCTCCAAGGAAGATCTTCAAGGCAAATCGGTGCTCGTTCACTTTTGGTCTATCAGTTGCGGCATGTGCAAAGCCAGTCTGCCGCAAGTGAATGAGATTCGGGAAAAATACAAAGACAAAGGACTGCAAGTGATCGGTGTCCACATGCCGCGATCCGAAAAGGACACAGAAATCGGCCCGGTCAAAGAGACGATCGAAAAATACGAATTGAAACATCCCCAAGCGATCGACAATCAACATAACGTGGTGGACGCATTTGAAAACGAATTTGTACCGGCGTTCTACCTGTTCGATCAAGAAGGCGTATTGCGTCACCGCTCGGCCGGTGAAAAAGCGCTCAACCTGTTGCAAAACCCGTTGAATCGCATTTTGGGCGAAGAATAA
- the udk gene encoding uridine kinase — protein MPSVFGCLHLEKWDVTCYHQRRFVCCGIWIKEGYANMKRPVVIGVAGGSGSGKTTIARKLYEQFADSVVMIEQDAYYRDQSHLPLEERIKTNYDHPLAFDNDLLIEHLNKLLNYEPIHKPVYDYKLHTRSDETVYLEPKDVIILEGILILEDERLRELMDIKVFVDTDADVRILRRMERDIKERGRTLESVIHQYLTVVRPMHLQFIEPSKRYADLIIPEGGYNQVAINLLVNQIRTYLQEQ, from the coding sequence ATGCCATCGGTCTTTGGCTGCCTCCATCTTGAAAAATGGGACGTAACCTGCTATCATCAGCGGAGGTTTGTGTGTTGCGGAATATGGATCAAGGAAGGGTATGCGAATATGAAGCGACCTGTTGTCATCGGAGTGGCCGGTGGGAGCGGTTCCGGCAAAACGACGATCGCGCGCAAACTGTACGAGCAATTTGCCGATTCGGTCGTCATGATCGAACAGGATGCATATTATCGGGATCAGTCTCATCTTCCCCTAGAAGAACGGATCAAAACCAACTACGACCATCCGCTCGCGTTTGACAACGATTTGTTGATCGAGCATCTGAACAAGCTACTGAACTACGAACCCATTCACAAGCCTGTCTACGACTACAAATTACACACCCGTTCCGACGAAACCGTGTACCTTGAGCCCAAGGACGTCATTATTTTGGAAGGGATTTTGATTTTGGAGGATGAACGGTTACGCGAACTGATGGATATCAAGGTGTTTGTTGACACCGACGCCGATGTTCGGATTCTCCGCCGAATGGAACGGGACATCAAAGAGCGCGGGCGCACGTTGGAATCCGTCATCCATCAATACCTCACCGTTGTACGTCCGATGCATCTGCAATTCATCGAGCCCAGCAAACGGTACGCCGACCTGATCATCCCCGAAGGCGGATACAACCAAGTCGCCATTAATCTGCTGGTGAACCAGATCCGTACCTATTTGCAGGAACAATAA
- a CDS encoding EcsC family protein, with translation MHDGREFLLQELAHIEKWEQEQKDLWFWEKIGRIPFALLDKITPRIVHDKIEQALNELGSYLMTGGRYLILEQRVYQKCAQKWPQLRPPYTPAQMADAPMNIMDALADDMIETHVGVATVQGATTGFGGVFTLALDIPAVLGLSLKILQEIAIVYGYDPKEQRERAFIVKCMQFASSDYVGKQAIIEQLAVYHQHDPQRERHVISELQGWREVFESYRDTWGWKKLFQLVPVIGVFFGAILNRAMLRDVAEAGKQFYRKRRIHEKLKQTLPSSHS, from the coding sequence ATGCATGACGGCAGAGAATTTCTTCTGCAGGAACTGGCTCACATTGAAAAATGGGAACAGGAACAGAAAGATCTCTGGTTTTGGGAGAAAATCGGCAGAATCCCTTTCGCCTTGTTGGACAAAATCACACCACGGATCGTTCACGACAAAATCGAACAAGCGTTGAACGAATTGGGCAGCTATTTGATGACCGGCGGCCGCTATCTTATTCTGGAACAGCGCGTCTACCAAAAGTGTGCACAAAAATGGCCACAGCTCCGCCCCCCTTATACACCCGCGCAAATGGCAGATGCCCCGATGAACATCATGGACGCGTTGGCTGATGACATGATCGAAACCCATGTCGGTGTCGCCACCGTACAAGGGGCGACCACGGGATTCGGTGGCGTATTCACACTGGCACTGGACATCCCGGCCGTATTGGGCCTGTCGCTCAAAATCTTACAGGAAATCGCCATCGTGTATGGATATGATCCCAAAGAACAGCGAGAACGAGCGTTCATCGTCAAATGCATGCAATTTGCCTCCTCCGACTACGTAGGCAAACAAGCGATCATCGAACAGTTGGCCGTTTACCATCAACACGACCCTCAGCGGGAGCGACATGTGATCTCCGAACTGCAGGGTTGGCGCGAAGTGTTCGAAAGCTACCGCGACACCTGGGGATGGAAAAAGTTATTCCAACTCGTACCGGTCATCGGCGTCTTTTTCGGCGCAATCTTGAACCGGGCCATGTTGCGCGACGTGGCGGAGGCCGGAAAACAGTTTTACCGCAAACGCAGGATTCACGAAAAGTTGAAACAAACCCTCCCATCTAGTCATTCGTAA